tgctgtaggacTTCAGTGCCCATACACTcttaatgcaatagtttgcatctacaaactccaagttcccagtccaacccattccctcccctctcccaccctgccCTTTTCTTTAGGGCTTTCTTGGGATATCCACCCCCCCCAATCACTTCCTTGAGCTGAAGTTGTGTCCGTTGCCACCTCGCCACTCACTCCAAAGCTGTACTATGAAAGCTGGAGCGAGAGAGGATTGGGTCCCAGTTCGCCATAATAGCtgagtgactttgggcaagtcacttaaactGGCTGAGTCTCAGCCTCCTCACCTGTACATGGGGTATGGTGATGGTTCCACGAGATCGTGGCTGTAGGGGTGCCAGTGAAGCAACAGTGAGTCAGAAAAACAGCATCCCCCGACCATAGGCGGGGGCCTCTACCCCCCCATTGCATTTTAAACTCAGTCAGACACCagctttatttttagaaaaaaaaagagcaaagtttaTTGAAATTTCAAGctacatttgaaaaatcaaaatccaAATCCTGGAGACATAACATCAGGATAAGGTGTCGGAAAGTGGAAAGTGTTCACGGCCACAGAACTCCCTAGAGACAAGCTCCCTGAGCACATTACCCAGGCACTGTCGGGTCAAAGCCATTCCCTTGTCCACCCCTTATCCGCAAGAGGACACCTGCAAGCTAGTTGTTCTGCTCACTTGAAAGTTTtccacaaacataaaaaaaaaaaaaaaaaagttttcgaATGACGATGTGAAGTCCCAGCTGATCTTCTCTCAACCCCATTCTATGTAGTCAGCACCAGTGAATGGTGGGTTTGGCGTTCAAAAGAGGACCTCACACGCCTTCAGGGGACAGACGGGGCAAGGGGTGCAGCAGCAAGGCATTCGGAGGCTGGCCCCCCTCCCTGCCTTTACTCTTTTAGTTTTACTTAACCTAAAGGACAAAATGGATCAACGTGGTGAATGAACACAGTCAAAAGAATTAGCCTTACGAGATAAGGGACCAGTCAGTACTCCCAAAGCTGGTTAGGCCCTTCAACACGTGGGTGTAGGTGTCTTATGTATACGTCGCTACACTAAGATACAGATCTAGCCCTATGGGTATGTATACGCATGTATGGCTATATAGAAAAACGATGCCAACACTAACCAAACAGAACTTTGTAAGCGGTCATCCCAAAGCCGTAATCCCACACTGGGCTGTGCCCAAAGCCATGCATTACACCATGTTAACCAACAGAAGGCTGACTTGGCTCAAACTCTCCCAACCGTGGTCCTGCCTTGGCgaggcaggggaggagagagaggttgCCTCTGCTTAAAACACAAGTGGCTGCTTCATCGGAACAGTCGTTGTCAGATGAAGCTGTTGAAGATGTCCATGGAAATGGATAAACAGACCCCTTATACTTTCTGGAGCAAACTGGCAGCCCGTCTCAAACTACCTTTCCCCTTTGCCAGCTGCAGCTAAGttgcccaggccctgggagcacccccccctcccccgggcgcGGTGGCGTTAGAGGCTCACTGGCTTGGGGTGAGGAGGCCCCATGCAACTCAGCCTCCAGAGACCTGCGCTTTGTCAGGGGTCTGTCACTGGAGTGGACCCAGGTGGCCATGTCCTTGGGACATCTCTTGGCACCAGCTATGCTAGGTGTAAAAGTTCTCCACGTGAGATGACGCTTGGGGAgccaaaaacaaaccagaaagaaCTAGGTAGAACAAATTTCGTGGCTCTGCCCACCCTGAGGACAGAGCCACTTACACCGCAGAACCACCAGGGGCCTCGGGCGCTTCTGGGGTTTCGGGAGCTGGCTCCTCAGGGCTCAGCCGGGACTGGAACTTCTCCAGCTGCTCTGGGCTCGCCAGGGTCTTCAAGAGAGTGTTCTCACGCTCCAGCTGGGAGTTCTTCTCCACCAGCTCCCGGATCTGCTCCTTCAGGATCTCCACCTCCTCTCTCACAGCATACATCAGATGGTTCTTCACCAGATCCTGCCCCGGAGGAGATCACGACACAGCCATCCGTCAGCCCCGGGGGGCCCCTCCGCAGCACCTGCCCCCACGCTGTCCCTCAAGCCACCGTCCTCCAGCCTTCCCTCAGCAGCCCCTCAGCACACCGGCCCCGCGGACCCGGtcctcctgccccttcctctgAAGCACCTAGACCCTCGCTCGCGAAAGCTGCATGactggggccacacctgaggtggGAGTCCAGTTTTCAAGTTCAGAGGATTCCCCCCGGCCCGACCCCGCCGCAAGTTTCTAATGACTTTCCAAGCTGGTCACTTGGGAGCCTTCTGGGTGAGACTTGTTCTGTTTGGTGGAGGTCTGCGGTATCCCCACTTCCACATAAGGTCCCGCCGCTGGCCCAGATCCCAGAGAACACCTGCAGTGCATCCCACGCTCTTTGTCTGCTTGACACATCTTCACCAAGAGAATAAAATGGGCTACTTTGGCGTCTCCTCCTCGCCACATGACCCAGCATACTGAACTGCAGCTGTCCTGTAGCCTGGCTCCACAGGACACCGGCCCCGGGATGGCTGCCTCCTCTCTGAATTCGGAAGACTGCACTGGGGACAGGGACCTGTGTCATTAGGCTCCAGGGCACAAGAAAGTGGTTGCTAACTGCTGGATGCCCCAAGCCCCTGCAGCCATTCCTGCGGCTTGGTGGAGGAGTATGACCTCTACCTGgtaaggagagggagaaggggtggggtgCTTTGCTTCCTGTTTCCTCCCAACtcctgaccccagcccaggctctGCAGAGGCACTGCAGTGCAGTTGCATCCAATGAGCTCTGGCCCCTGCCAACTGCGGGATGCAGACAGATGCAAGTATCTGGGCTCCCGGCCCTGCCACGGGCCCAGGACGGAGCCAGAGGCTGCTGCAAAACCCTGGGgtgagagaaggaggaggcaagGAGAGAGTCCAGCAAGGATGGACTGGAAATGCCCGAAAAGGTGCCCCTCTGATGGGATTCTACTTAAGGCCTCCAAGGGGGGTAGgaggcaggctggcagcttcctCAGGCTCTTGGCTAAGGGCTTCTGTACCCACCCCCTCACTCCTACACTGAGTTACATAAGCAGCAGCCGGGTCTGGGGATGGGAATGACGCAGTGATGCCACTCACCATGGCCTGCTCGATCTTGTTGTCTATGGCCACCACGCTGGCTCCAGAGGCACTGCCAAGACACAAAGCATAGCAACCCTGTTACCCACTTGGTTCCAGTCTCAGGACCCGGCAGCTGTGGCCAAAGTCCTCCATCTGCCccagctcttcctctctcccGCCCCCCTGACCCAGAGTTCGGGGCACTTTGTCCCCAGGTCCCTCTCTGGCCCCTGCAGGAAGCTTCGCCTCCCCACCCAGGCTGGCTCCCCGCCGCCGCCACCCAGAGCTCCGCATGGAGCAGCGCGCGGGTCCCCGGGGCGCACGGGCCAGCGTGGCCTGCGCGGCGACATGCAAACAATGGGGGCGCGCGGCCCAGGGAGGCCCCCCGCCGCCGGCTCATTCCAGCGCCGGCCCAGAAGGGCCCGGGCAAACCTACCGGGCTCCGAAGCTAGCTCGGAATTCCTTCTCGGCTCGGAAGCTTCCGGCCTGCTCCCCAGCGGCGCACGGCGCGCGGCCAGCCcgctgcccagccctgcccagcccggCCCTGCCGCCCCTCTGCCTCCGGCTGCACCAGCTGGTTCTTACGGCGCCGCGGCCGCAGGGACGCTCGGGCGGCGGATCCCAGCGCGGCGGTgaccccccctccctccctgcgtcccctccccccgccccttcccaggATGCTGCACCGCGGGGAACCGGGACCGGCGGCGCAAGGCTCGCTCGGAGATCCCCGCTTGCAGCCCAGCCCTCGCCGGCGCCCGGGCTCGCGAGCTGTGGCCGGTGGTTACCTGTTATCCAGCTTAACGGAAACCACATCCCCTCCAAgcagggaagagaagaaggagatgTTGAAATTGTGCAGCTGATAGACCGCCACCTCCATGGGGGTCTGATACATTTCGGTGTTCATGGCTCGGGCTGCCGGGGAGCTCTGGCCGGGCTGCGGGCTGGGTTGGGCGGGCTGGGCGGCCGGCGACGGCTGGCGCGCTGCACGGGGCTGGGCTCTGCGCGTCCGGCCCTGGGGCTAGGAGGGGGGCGAAGGCTGCCGAGCGGACCAAAAGCCGGGCGGGCGTTCCAGAGTTGAAGGGAAGTGACTGGAGGGGTGTCACCTAGTGTGTCACAAACTCCACGGCCGCCAGTCCAACCCAGAGTCGGAGATATTTCGGCTCCTTCTTCTTTATATAGGAGGAGCCGGCTGCGTCACATGGCGTCAGGGGCCATGCAAATGAGTCCTGTACCGGCTTTGTGGCCCAGTTAAACCACATCCCCTCCCTGAACCTTAGGCGGGGACTGTAAACAGTTCAGCACTTTCTGGTGCCAACTGGCGTCTCCAAAGAGGGCCCTGGAGATCGGTAAAAACCAAACTGGAACTGATTTCttagagaaatgagaaagtaCAAATGCCATAACAGGAGGTAGGAAGCGTTCGGTAGAGGGCGGCGCCGGTTTTAAAAGCTCTTCTTCCGTTGTCGGCCAGCACGCTCCCCGTGCCTTTGCAATGCTCTCTGCATGCGGCCCATCCCGGACGCTGGCCTCCCCATCAGGGGCCTCACTCCCTCCTGCCGCCTGCCTTCTCGGCCTCTCTCCTGCACATGGACTTTGTCATCTGCAGGTCCCCTCACCCAGCCAGCCTGCCCCCATCCTCAGCACCTATCCACTCACCTACTACTACGGATGTACACCTGTCCGTGTACTGACACATGCACAGTTGTGTAACATGCCAATCTGTATATGCCAGCGTGCGTGTATGGAGGAGAGAGTGTGCAGGAACTCAGACAAGTGGGGGGACACGTACAAGGCAGCAGCTGGCGGCCAGGTGGGtggcagaggaggtggggaggagacagTAGGAGGAGTGGGCACTGCAGCGACCACAAGATGCTagccctttcctctttggtctcAATACCCGATTCCACAAAGAAAATACATTCGACATCATCCAGGATCTCAtgtccctatttttaaaaagcaagattttGTTACTTTCCTGTAAACAGCAAATGACAAAAGGATAAACCAAGGCTAAATTTAAACCATCCCAGGAGAGCACCTGTCCAGCCTTACAGAGGGTTACAGGATACTTCACAAACAGATTCCAAGTCACAAGGGAAATGAGGTGTTTGTTGCCTACTAAGGGTTACATATGTttccatcaaaatatttttttcattctttttaacctcaagcttaaaaaacaacaacaacaacaaaaagcatcaGAGGCTCGAGGTCCTTTTATCCTGCTCTTTCCTAAGTGAGGCCACCTGGTGGACAGAAGCAGAATTGCAGCCAGATGGAGCAACCTAGACAGAACAAGGGACAGACAGGTGATGCAACTTTGAGTATTATTTACACCAACTCAGGGCCATAAGGAGAACATTGGGTTCCACCACACATACAATAGTTTGGATTAAGTTAGAGCCAGTACCCATGAATCAGTTTGTGATTCAGGCTCCGTTCCAAAGAAATACCCTAGAGCAATCACGCTATTGGAAAAGTACTGGGGCCTCTTATCAGCAAAGAAGGTAATTATTATTTGCTTCAGGATATTTCACCTAACCAGGTGCCTGGCACCGACACCCTGGCCAAGGCCCCAGTTAATCCCAGTCTGAAGGCCTTAATTTTCTCCAGGCTGCCGGTGCAGCTATGCCACCAAACTGCCAACATTTTTCACTATGATATGGGGCTCCCATTGGATTCTACTGGTGGTGATACGTGTGCGAGGGCCATTCTATGTGCAAAGCGCTGACAAGGAGATCTACCCAAGCAAACCTACTGTACTAGTCCAGGATGGTGATTTTCTTCATTCAGTTTAGCTGGGAGACAGTCCCCATCGCAGGATATCAGGTTATCTTCAGGTCACAAACTCTGAACAAGGTGTTTGCACTACGCTGCGTGTAGCAGACGGAACAAAGTGCAGACTATATTTATAGGTCATCAAGAACATTagccaagccaaaaaaaaaaaaaaaaaccaccaaacaaTATCTTAAATCGGGAGCTGAATTGATATTGAAATTCCCTGATATATTAATCTGCCCTCTGTGTCACATAGAGCTTTCTTGGTCCGGGAAGTGTCTGAGTTGACCTTTTATTGGCTTGTAAATCTTTCCTAAACTCACCGTTGCTACCTACCCCCAAGATGCCAAGGgagatgatgaaaagaaaaagtgagagatAAATAAGCTGAGTTGGCAGGGAAAAAACACCACCAGGAAAACAGGGCATAGGACAGAAGAAAAACCGGCTCCTTCAATGGGGATTCGCTTATATGGAGACAGAGGCATAGAAATCCAGGTAGTTTGGGGAGGGCAAAGAAAAGAGGTGAAGTTTGCTAGCAAGGCTGTGTTTGAATTGTCCCTTAATTATACTTCAGTTAGAAATAAGCTCAGTTTGAGACCCACTGACAGAAACTACCATTAACTGAGCATAGGCTATGGGCCAGGCATTGTGTTGGCTGAGTCACAAACCCTGTAGTGTAGGCACTGTCAcgcatcattttacagatgaagaaaccgaaGGTCTGAGAGGCTACCTTGCCCACAGCTAGTACATTAGAGGGCTGGCACTCCAGTCCAGGTCTTCCTGACCTAGAGACCAAGTTTGTTCTTACTACACTTACTGCTGGGGCAGGGTGGAGGTTTGTTGAAGGAGTCAAGGCGGTTGAGGGATGGGTTGGAGGTGCCAGGAAAAGTggtgaggaggaagaaagggtgaGGGCCAGGGGAAGTGCTCCTAGGACGCCAGCGGCATGGGGGACCGGAAGACTATCCCAAGAGTCCAAATGAGCTTTCTAAGAGGGCTTTGCTCAGCTGCATTATTTCAAAAGGCAGCCAAGGAGTCCTCAAAGAAAGCCCTCTCTGTCTAGGAAAGAGGAACTGTGAATCCAACCGGGTGGCTCCCAGAATGGACTACACAGTCCCGGGTGTACAGCAGCCCAGATTAGGTGTGGAGTCTCGGAATAGTAATCACGGCCCAGACAGAGTTCCAGTTGCCAGGGCCCCACTCACTGACACCCTTAATGAACTGCCCCCTCCGCATTCCTGCTGTGCTCAGCTTTTAGGAGAATGAAACCAACAACAAGAAAGCAAGCTCAGATCAGGgatttagtttaaaaaacaaaacaaaacaacttcaaAATGATGTCCCAGTTTCAGCCCATACTCAGCCAGTTTCCTGTCGCTGCCACATCTTTAGTCCATCAGCCAGGAGTGAGAAGAGCTCACCCCGGAGGTCCCTGATTCCCTGTTTGCAGATAACAACGGCTGGATCCCAGGACCCCAGGGTTTGCTAAAGGAAGACCACTGACCTAAATGTCCCTGTAGAGAGATTTTCAAAGTGCGGGGGTAGGGGAGATAGGGGTGGAGagtagtggggagagggagaaatcaGAGGAACCTGAAAGGCTTTCTGCTTAACCGTCGGCACATGGGAAAATTCCTCTGCCCAGAATGGCTGCGCCAGACCTTGCACTGAGCGGAAGCTTGTGCTGTATAAGATGGCCATGATCCCGTCTACCTTTTCAGAATAAACTGCTGCTCCATGAGGCTCTCAGCATCCTTGGGTCCTGGGGAGGCGGCCCCGGGCAGGAAACAGGGGCCTAGGGATTCAGCCCCAACAAGAGCAAACGTTTCCAAACTCCCTTTCTTCCATCCCGGGACTTACCCAGGAGGCTGGACCCAGAGCCATGGCGGCCACAGCGCCCAGCTGATGAGCTGGGTCTTTTGCGCGCTCTCGGTTCTAGCCCTACAGCCAAAGGATTCTGTGGTTAAACAGACACGGCCGACCCTCCTGTCTCAGGGGTGACCTTCCAGATGGAGGGTGGCATGAGGAGGACGGGGCCAAACTCTCGCCATTTCCAGTGGCCCTGAAAACCAACTTGTTCCTTTTGAGCTGGAAGAAGTGTCCTGGCATTGCCATCGGTCTGTTCCACTTCAAAAGCCAGACTCTCTAGGACAAGCACCCTTCCTATTTCGGGTTCCCACGACACAGGGAGACGGAGACTGGGCGGTCTGGGCCGCAGAACCTGTGGGCAGGATCTCAGCCCCCAGTGGCGGCAGCGGCGGTGGCAGTGGCTTGGTGGTGGGGGAAGCAGACTCAGAGTGGGTGCGGTAGGCTGGGGGTGGCCAAGACGGAGGGGGGGACATCTCACTTCCCTTTTTGTCACACTCGAAGCATTGTGTACCACGCCGCCCAAAGGAAACTATTTATAGGCAAGTCTTCCTTATTTTCGACAGGGAATGTTCCACCCCAAGATTCGGCAATGTTGCCGGCAAAACCCAGGGTCTTGTGTCAGGAGAAGCAGAAAAAGACACGCTGTGAGAGGTGCGGGACAAGCTGCAAAGCAAATACAGAGTGAGGGGCTGGACAAGGAAGTCACAAAGGATTCTGAGGGCAGGAGCATTAGACAGGACAGCTCCTCGACAGGCCTCCCCCCTTACGTCTCCAGCTCGGCCCCTTTCCGCCTGAAGCTCTGTCTCCTCCTAATTACTTACTTGTCCCTTTTCCTGAAGAGGCTCGGGGAATAGGGCGGCTGAAATGCCATCACGGAATCTGTCCCGGCTccactcttctctcttcccttgtgGGTTCCACTCCTGTCTATGGTCTCTTACATCCTTACTTTGGCCTCATGGGAAATCCCCAAGGTCCAGAAGGAGGGAAGCGAGAAGGAAAGACGGTGACAGACAAAGTGCCTTGTCCTCTGTGGGTCACGTGAACTGCCCCGAATGGCCAGAGCCCAGAACCCCGACGACTTCGGGGGGCAGAAAAACAGAGAGGAGGATGCAGATGCAGATGCAGATGCAGAAGGCGGTGGTGggctggggcggcggggggggtgTCCCCCCCCCCGGGAGAATCGTGTCGGAGAGGGCCCCTCTCTTGGAAAAGCAGCTCTAGCAGCCGATTTGGGCCAGACCCTGGCACCGAATGATGCTAGGAGCAATGAATTGTGCCTTTCAGCTCCCTACCCGACAGGGTCCCATGTGAGCCTCACAAACAATCTCCCAGTGACACTAGGGATGACAGGCAGAACCAAACCCCGTTTGGACAACGCATTCCACCCCACTCACGCCGCGCTCAGAGAAGTCAAAGAGGGCTCTTGTCAAATCACCCTGGGCATCCCAACTTCGATGGCTAGCaacgggggcggcggggggggaaAGACCGTTTGTTCTGGCGTCTCAGCAAGACTGGATGTATTGGCGATGTTATCCAGGAATGCAGTTTAGCTCAGTGGATCTTGAATTTCATGAACCTTGTGTCAATATTTATGCTTGTCTCCCTTCTCCTTTATGCCCTGCAGCTGGGAACATTTACATCCATAATTTTTCTAAGCTCTCTTCTCCTTGTCCACCATCCCCCATTACCTATCTACAAGTACGAAGTAGATATTCCTGACGAGAAGGTCAAATTAACCTCAGGAAATGGaatcccctcctctcccctcctctgcacACTCGCCATTATCGTTCAATTCAATCCAATGTTGACTGACCGCCTATTCAAAGTGCAAGGCACATTtcagggaaattaaaaacaaacaaacaaattcataATACAGGTCACCGACTGTGCTTCCTTCCAGAATATCCTGGGCCTGTAGCAAACTCAGGTATCTTCCTACGGGTGAGATCTCACTGAACTGTTTACTTCAGGAAAAAGCCTAGGGCTTGGTGGGGGGGGTGTGCTTGGGAAGGCAGCCTAGGGTTTGGGAGGGGACCACACCAACCTCCATCACCCCAGGGCATCGCTTCATTCCTCAGAATTGGGGGTGGTTTTGTTTTCACACCCACCCCCCGTGCTTTGGTGCGTGCACATCTAGGTGGAAGTAACACAGCAGTCATGGAGCCTGGAGGTTCTGCAGGACCAAAGGCTCCTCTGACATGGTGGCCAACAGTGGTCCCTCACTCTGAGTTGCCAATCCCCTCCTTTTAGGGGGGCAGTCGGTGTTCAGCACAGCTAGGGTGGGGTCACCTCTACCTGCCTAATTCTTGGCTTTCCTTCTTTGGCCAGCTCCTTGCCGTCTTCTCCTTGCTCTATATTGCCCTCAGATAGGCAAATACCCCTCCTCTTCAAGGCCCACCTTCTGTGAATCCTGGCCCATGACAGCCTTCTGGGGGGAGGTGCAGGGGCAGGAAAGGAAGCAGCAAAACACATGGCCGTGTTTGTTGATCTGCACCAGCGCTCCATCAGCTTCTTCAGGTCAGGGAGACACTGGTAGGGCCTCTCCCCAGGGCTTCTGCCCTATGGCGCAGTCTCAAGAGCTGAAATtccaagctatttttttttttccctagcagtTGCCGGGGTTACTTGGAGTGGTATGTGAAGGACTTGAGACGATTGGCAATGCTTAGAAGACGAGAAGCAGGAGGATCTTGTTGGGGATGCGAAGCCAGCAGACAAGGGGCCTGTGAAGAGGCCAGGGCCCTGAGGTGGAGCACCTGGCTCCCGTGTGGGCCCCCCGCTATAGAATGAGTGACCTTTGAAGTGGTCCGGGTTCCCTGGGGAACAAAATGACCGTAATAATACTGGCCTCTTCAGGCGCGCaggggctcctgggccaggatggGTAAGCATTATGAGCCTCCTGGGCCTTTCACATTGTGTGCCCAAGGCCACTGCTTACCTCACAGCGGAGCTATTCACCATGGGCTCACTTGAGGTGGCTCCTTGATCCTCTGTTATGGGACTCTGCGACTTGCCAGGAGGGCCTCTGCGATTGCAAAGGGGCCCGTGCATGGGCTCTCCAGCcacctcccccccagccccccgagGGTTTCCAGGATGGAAAGAAGGCAGCCCGGCTGGGGTGGGAGCGCTAGCAGGACGGGGCAGGGAACACGCTGCTCCCCgaacagaaagagaggagagaaacaaGTCAAGTTCCCCCCTgggcacccccccgccccacccccggccaGGGGAACAGAGCCAAAGAGCTCAAAGGAGCGCTGGGAGGGGTTAAGGAAGGCCTCCTGCCCGCTTGGAGAACTGCTGACAAGGAAGACACACACCTTATCAGGAAGAACGAGAAGCAGAGAAACACACACGTATTTATGCAAACACCCTTTCAGCCTCTGACAAAGTCTAATTCACCAAgccaggcaggcagagggcaTCATTTCATCTCCACCTCTGTCTCCGTCTCTCTCAGCTGAGGACAGCGTCCCCATGACCCCAAACGGGTAGTAAGGCAACAGGACGGAGCAGGATGGCAGCTCTAGACCCGGCCAGAGTGTCACAAGCCACGGCCTCTGTTCTCCCTGACATCCAGAGCTGGCTGTGTGCTGCGCAGGGGCCATAGGTGACAGGGTCTTGGGGGCAGCTCGGAGTGGCAGTCAGGTGGATACAGGGGAACCAGCGTACTGCTTCACACCCTATACCGGGCACGGGCAGTGCCCATGCTGCCAGGTCGACAGTTTTCAAAGCTGTCAATCACACGCTCaagtgaaagtgaaataaaaacaagcacCATTTGTGCACAATCACGCGAATGCCTAAGAAATGATTGCCACAGCCTCCTCACGCGGACAGTTCTGAGGAGATGCTATTTGCGACCGATGACCTGAGAAGTATGATTTGAAGGGCACCGAGGAAAAATTCCTCCCAGGGCAAGCTGTTTGCCTGACTGGACGACTGCAGTGTCTACCAACGTCATCCTCCGAGTCACACCTTTGGGACCTAATGGAATTCTTTACACTTGGAGGAATTAGGGAAGTTTTTTTCTGCCAATGCTAAAGGCCCGGGGAAAGTGTCGCATTCTGCCACTCTCAGTGGTAAACGCTTAAATAAGGGTGAACTGAATTTTCGCATGACTTTCAACAGAGTCATCAGTGGCCGATCAGCATCGGCAGGTGA
Above is a genomic segment from Sus scrofa isolate TJ Tabasco breed Duroc chromosome X, Sscrofa11.1, whole genome shotgun sequence containing:
- the TSC22D3 gene encoding TSC22 domain family protein 3 isoform X3; translated protein: MAFQPPYSPSLFRKRDNASGASVVAIDNKIEQAMDLVKNHLMYAVREEVEILKEQIRELVEKNSQLERENTLLKTLASPEQLEKFQSRLSPEEPAPETPEAPEAPGGSAV
- the TSC22D3 gene encoding TSC22 domain family protein 3 isoform X2: MNTEMYQTPMEVAVYQLHNFNISFFSSLLGGDVVSVKLDNSASGASVVAIDNKIEQAMDLVKNHLMYAVREEVEILKEQIRELVEKNSQLERENTLLKTLASPEQLEKFQSRLSPEEPAPETPEAPEAPGGSAV